The window CCGCGCTGCGTAACCCGCCGGCGCTGTTGGGCTCGGCACCGATCGATGGGTATCGCTGCGCTCAACCCATCCTAAGTCCCTGCGTCCCGCTATGGCGTCCGGGTTCCGCCATGAATGGCCCGGAGGAGTTCTGCAATGAGCGCGATCCGCTATGGCCGTCGCCACCTGCTCGGCGGCCTCGGCTGCGCCGCCCTGGCCCTGAGCGTTCCCGGCGCCTGGGCCGGACTGCTGCTGACCCCGCGGCAAACCGCCGGGCCCTTCTACCCCGACCAGTTGCCGCTGGACCGCGACAACGACCTGGTGCAGGTCGACGGCCAGTCGGCGCTGGCGCTGGGCACCCTGGTGCAACTGCGCGGGCGCATCCTCGACGCCCGCGGCGAGCCGCTGAATCACGCGCTGGTGGAGATCTGGCAGGTCGACGCCAACGGCATCTACCTGCACAGCCGGAGTGGCGACCGCCAGCGCCGCGACGCCAGCTTCCAGGGCTACGGCCGCTTCGAGACCGCCAGCAGCGGCGAGTACCGCTTCCGCACCCTCCGCCCGGTGGCCTACGCGGCGCGCACCCCGCATATCCACCTGGCGGTGACCCTGCCCGGCCAGCCGCGCTTCACCACCCAGTGCTATATCCGCGGCGAGCCGCGCAACGCCGACGACTTCGTGCTCAACAGCGTCGTCGATGCGCGGGCGCGGGAGTTGCTGCTGGTGGATTTCCTGCCGGGGGTGGACGGCGGCGAGCAGCTGGCGCGCTTCGACATCGTCCTCGGCCTGACGCCGAGCGATGCGTAGGATGGGTTGAGCGCAGCGATACCCATCAGCCGGCGCCGAGCCCGACAGCGTTGGTGGGTTACGCGGCGCGGACGCTTTGCCGCTGCCTGCAAGCGCCTGCTCTGGCGCCGCTAACCCACCCTTGTATCTCGACTATCGTCCCGTGAGGGGGATAGTCCCCGACTGATCATCGGGGGAGGGCCTGGAAGTCGTACCCACCCTAAGGCCTTGAGCCAGCTTTGTAGATAGAGCTCCAGCCCTCCACACTCACTCGAACAGTCCGAACGGTATCTAGGGCCCACGACAGGTGAGAGCTCGCATTCACAAGGTAGGGCCGGGTG is drawn from Pseudomonas cavernae and contains these coding sequences:
- a CDS encoding protocatechuate 3,4-dioxygenase; this translates as MSAIRYGRRHLLGGLGCAALALSVPGAWAGLLLTPRQTAGPFYPDQLPLDRDNDLVQVDGQSALALGTLVQLRGRILDARGEPLNHALVEIWQVDANGIYLHSRSGDRQRRDASFQGYGRFETASSGEYRFRTLRPVAYAARTPHIHLAVTLPGQPRFTTQCYIRGEPRNADDFVLNSVVDARARELLLVDFLPGVDGGEQLARFDIVLGLTPSDA